The window GGAGACATCTCGCCACCGGCAGGCATATCCTGAAGCGCCGCCAGAATTCGGCGGATGCTGACGGACCTCGCCGGCCGAAAACTGTAAGCCCTCTTAAAGGGTTTTGATTTGGAGAAAACCCTCGATGACTTAGTGAGGATGAGATACACCAAACCCTGTACCAGAGCGAACAAGACCACCTTCATAAACATCGTTCCCAAGCCTCCTTCCATATGTTGTAATAGATAGAATACTCGATGagatgatattaaaaaaaaaacgtttctcttctttcttggaTGTGTGTCAAGATTTGTAGATGTGTTTGAGATTGTAACTCTTAATCATGcaaaaatgtaaatttatagAGGGAGATAGCGCCTTGCGTATTTGACCAAAGGCAGAGACGTGGACGTAAGGAACATTTTATCTTACGACCTTATCCGGTCAAAGGAAAGGACACGTTATGTTTTCTCTAGAAAAGTGTCGATGCTCGAACATAAcatgaaaaattcaatattttaaaagttgacaCAAAAAGGTTTGTcattataataatataagaaaattagGGAAGTGCACTGTGTAACAAAATTGTCATCAATAGACAAAATAACTATTATTTTGtagtcgttcaaaaaaaaaatttggtgttGACTACAAAAAGTTGAATAAGTGTTAGAGCATCTTTTATCGAAAATACTTCCTTTGTTTCagaaagtaagattttctaaaATGTTTACGCttattaaaaattcaataaatatttataatttaatttttcttttaatttattatacactttccaataatttttcaccaataaaatttaatcaattcaaatattttcatttaatatttcttaaaaatataaaaagtactttaaacatatagaaaatctatctttatggaaaaagaaaaaaatctaaaacatcttACTTTCAAAAAGAAGGAGTATTTCATAAACTTTTTCAACATTTACTAAGCCAAAATAGTGTAagttattatttcaaaatatttaaaactaacaTTAATATGTTTGTGCATTCACACTGATTTGATTCGAAAGGCTCATGTTGAAAAACATCTTTTAGAGATGCTCAAATGGTATCCAATACGGGTAGACTAGCTCATTTTTTGATCGAAAACTAACTTAGACTAGCTCTTTTGGTGTTTAAAACCGTGataattttttgtaataaaatcaaTGTACAATAGAATGCTTTTAatgttatataaaaaaagaatgaTTTTAATCAAAGTAAACATCATTACATAGCCTGGTTTTGAATATATATCAGAATAAAAGAGGGAAAATGTTGCAAAGGTATACGGTTGAATTGATTTTACTTCGAAATAGTATTAAATGAAAAAACATGTGTTGGGATAGAAATAGGAATACCAGTAACTATTCGAtactctctctctgtttctaaatataatatgttttagataatatacacttattaagaaaattactttttactaaaaagtatcattaaaattataaactaaaaactattcaactaattacaaaatagaactattaaatttgattggATATACTATTTTTGATAAACTTAATATTACCTAGAAAGATGAAAATATCTTATAAATTGGAACATAAAATTTTTtctaaacatcttatatttcggaacggagggagtatatgatTGTAATAACATTCATCCTTTCATTCAGGAATagaactttttatatatttacaatataaatcTTTAAACAAGAAATTGATTATTCTAcacaatctatatatatataaaaatgtttgtGTCTCTCCTGTGCTGCCACCTAGGATTCCAGGTCAGAAAGTCAGTGATTTTAGACGCGCCACGTGGCAGAACAATCAGTACTCGGCGTTTCATTAAATTCAGACTACTCTAATTGTAAAGCGGTGTTACACAAATGAGATCTGGTAGCGTTCTTTCATCATCATCTAACTGAAACTTAAATTA is drawn from Brassica rapa cultivar Chiifu-401-42 chromosome A05, CAAS_Brap_v3.01, whole genome shotgun sequence and contains these coding sequences:
- the LOC103867678 gene encoding uncharacterized protein LOC103867678; translation: MEGGLGTMFMKVVLFALVQGLVYLILTKSSRVFSKSKPFKRAYSFRPARSVSIRRILAALQDMPAGGEMSPSSNGASSSLASPSLQDDVVPTTAASS